GGCTGCTGGCCTTGCACCAAGGCCGTGGAAGAGGGCGAAGATGTGCGCGCCGGTCGCTGGGCGGGTTCCGAAAAGACCGAATGCGGCATACATGTCGCCCGCGCGCCCGACGCCGTTACGAATGTCGGCGGCGATATCTAGTCCGCGACCGGGAGTGTGACAGCCGAAAGTGGATACCGGTTTCGGCGACCGTCACGCGACAAACCATAGAGTTTTAAGCAGACCGATCATGACCGATGTGACCGCCGCCGCCCCGGCCAAGAAGGCCGGCGCCTTCCTCTATGAGACCGTGACCTGGGTCCAGCACTGGACCGACAGCCTGTTCTCGTTCCGCACCACCCGCGATCCGGCCTTCCGCTTCCAGAGCGGCCAGTTCGTGATGGTGGGCCTGGAGGTCGACGGCAAGCCGCTGCTGCGCGCCTATTCCATCGCCTCGCCGTCCTGGCACGACGAGCTGGAGTTCTATTCGATCAAGGTCGAGAGCGGCCCCCTGACCTCGCGCCTGCAGAAGATCGCCGTCGGCGACCAGGTGCTGATCGGCAAGAAGCCCACCGGCACCCTGGTGCTGGACGGGCTGAAGCCCGGCAAGCGCCTCTACATGCTGGGCACCGGCACCGGCCTGGCCCCCTGGCTGAGCCTGGCCCGTGACCCAGAGGTCTATGACCGCTTCGACGAGGTGATCGTCACCCACACGGTGCGCAATGTCGCCGACCTGAACTACCGCGAACTGTTCGAGACCGAGCTGCCGCAGGACGAGATACTGGGCGAGATCGTCGCCCCCAAGCTGCGCTACTATCCCACCGTCACCCGCGAGCCCTTCAAGCACCAGGGCCGGATCACCGACCTGATCGCCTCGGGCAAGATCTTCGAGGACCTGGGCGTTCCGCCTCTGGACCCGGCCGTCGACCGTCTGATGCTGTGCGGCGGCCCCTCGGTCCTGGCCGACCTGAAGATCCTGCTGGAAGCCCGGGGGTATGTTGAGGGGTCTCTGGCCTCGCCGGGCGACTACGTGCTCGAGCGGGCCTTCGTCGAGACCTGAGGTTCAGATCCTCCCCCAGCGCTTAGCGGGATGAGAGCATCGCGGGTCAGTTCGGCGGGCAGCCCTTGAACTGGCCGGCCTTGGTGACCGTCAGTTGGGAGAGGTTCAGTGGACGCATGGGCTTCATGGAGCCCGCACCGGCGCCGGTGAACAGGTCGATGCGCTGGCCCTTGATCGCGCCGCCCACGTCGGAGGCATACCAGTAACCGTCGTGGGTGCCGCCGTCGGGCATGGACAGGCCCACAGTTTCCTTGATGAACAGGATCGTGCGGCGCGGGATCAGGTTGCGGTCGATGGCGGCGGTGCGCATGGCGACGACCTTGCAGCCCAGGGAGTCCAGCCCGCCCACGCCCTTGGCGCCGGCGTGATAGAGCGTCGCGCGCAGACGGTAGTCAGCCGAACCGGGCACCGTGCCGGTCAGGGCGTTCATCAGGAGGTCCCCGATGGGGTCGGACGGCGCGGCATGCGCTCCGCCTCCGAAAGCCAGAAGGGGAAGGGCGGCCAGGGCGGCGAGGTGGCGTCCCATATGGGGATCCTACGTCGTTGATCTGTCAGCGGGGGTCTGAGTACCGGGACTCTGGCGCGAGGGCAACCCCGTTGAATAGCTCTGCTAACACCCACCTGTAGACAGCATCGATTGCGCCTGTGGATGCTTCGTCTATGAACCCGCGTACAGCAACGGGGGCAGGGCCTATGCGCATCTTTGGCGACTCGATCTCAGGCAACTGCCTGAAGGTGAAGTGGACGGCCGATCATCTCGGCCTGACCTATGAGTGGATCGAGACCGACGTCATGAAGGCCCAGAGCCGGACGCCGGAATTCCTGGCCATGAACCCGGCCGGGCAGGTTCCCGCCGTGATCCTCGACGACGGCCGGCCGCTGGCCCAGTCCAACGCCATCATCCTGCACCTGGCGGAGGGATCGGATTTGATCCCCACCGACGCCTATGAGCGGGCCCGCATGCTGGAGTGGATGTTCTGGGAGCAGTACAGCCACGAGCCCTATGTGGCCGTCGCCCGTTTCCAGGTGCGGTTCCAGGGCAAGCCGGTGGCCGACCTGGAACCCAAGATCGTGGAGCGCGGCAAGGCCGCCCTGCAGCGGTTGGAGGATGGTCTGGCCGCGTCGCCCTTCCTGGTGGGCGACCGGGTCAGCCTCGCCGACGTCGCCCTGGTGGCCTACACGCGAGAGGCTGGCGACGGGGGTTTCAGGCTGTCGGACTATCCGAAGGTGCAGGCCTGGATCGCGCGGACCGAAAAGGCGCTGAAGATCGCCTAGGGCGTTCCGCGACAGTCTGGTGAAATCCCGGCGACCTTGGCGCCGGGAGGCTTGCCTTCCCGGAGACGGGGGCTCAAATCGGCGACATGAAAATCCGCGCCCTGCATCTCGCCGCTCTCCTGCTCGCCGCCGCGCCGGCGCCCGCCCTGGCCTGGGGCAATATGGGCCACCGGATGGTGGGGCAGGCGGCCATGGAGGGCCTGCCCGCCGCCGTGCCGGCTTTCCTACGCACCCCGGCCGCCGCCGCCGCCGTGGGGGAGCTCTCCCGTGAACCCGACCGCTCCAAGGGCTCGGGTAAGGTCCATGACAGCAACCGCGATCCAGGCCACTTCGTCGATCTGGAAGATGACGGCCGCATTCTGGGCGGACCGCGCCTGGACGCCCTGCCGCCCACCCGAGCGGAGTACGAGGCCGCCCTGCGCGCCGTGGGACAGGATAGCTGGAAGGGCGGTTACCTGCCCTATTCCATCGTCGACCAGTACCAGCAGCTCACCACCGACTTCGCCTACTGGCGCGTCGAGATGGCGGCCGAGCCGCGACAGAAGGACAAGGCCCGCCGCGCCTGGATGCATGCCGACCGCGTGCGCCGCGAGCAGCAGGTGCTGTCGACCATCGGCTACCTGTCCCACTTCGTCGGCGACGGCTCCCAGCCGCTGCATATCAGCGCGCACTACAACGGCTGGGGGGACTATCCGAACCCCAATGGCTACACCACCGCCAAGGTCCACGGGCCCTTCGAGGAGGCTTTCGTGGGCGCCAATGTCCGTGAGCCGGCGGTGCGCGCGCAGATGACGCCGTTCAAGTCCTGCGGCTGCGCCATCGAAAAGCGGGTGGCCGACTATCTCGCCGTCGCAGGGGCGCAGGCCGAGCCCTTCTACCAGTTGGAGAAGGCCGGAGGCTTCCTTGGCGCCGATCCGAAGGGGATCGCCTTCGCCACCGTCCGGGTCGCCGCTGGGGCGTCGGAACTGCGCGACCTGGTCGCTGAGGCCTGGACCGCCAGCGCGGGCGTCAAGATCGGTTGGCCGGCGGTCAGCGTGGCCGATGTGCTGGCGGGCAAGGCCGATCCCTACGAAGCGCTTTACGGGCGCAACTGACGCACTAGGCGGCCTTATTCTTCGCGGCGGGCGCCTTCTTGGCGGAGGTCACCGCCGCCTTCTTCTTGCTGGCGTGCAGACTGGGCACGTCGGTGCGGGCGCCGCCTTTTTTGGTCACCAGCCGCAGCTCCGTGGCGTTCTTGTCGCACTCGGCCAGGATCGCCTCGAGTTCCTTGTCGGTGAGGTTCTCGATGCCGATGAAGCCGTTCTCGCCCTCCGAGACGCGGATCAGCTCGTCGAGCTTGGCGTGCAGGGCGTTGTTGTCGCGGTTCTGGGTGTTCTGGATCAGGAACACCATCAAGAAGGTGATGATGGTGGTGGCCGTGTTGATCACCAGCTGCCAGGTGTCGGAAAAGCCGAACATGGGCCCCGACAGTCCCCAAAGCACCACCAAGCCACAGCAGATCGCGAACACTGCGGGCCGGCCGGTCCATTTGGACACCGCCGTCGAGAATTTCGTGAAGAAGGCTGTGAACCCCGACATGTGTCCGCTCCTGGCCGCATTGCGCGGCGCAGCGTGAACGGATAGTCGAACCCCGAGTTCCGGCGGAAACAGGAGCCTTCATGACCTCAGCCCACACCATCGACGTGAAGTCCCTGGCCGAACTGGTCCGCGCCCAGGCGGCCGGTGAAGTCGCCATGCTCAAGGCCGAGCATGGCATCCAGCCGGGCCTGGCGGTGGTGCTGGTGGGCGAGGATCCGGCCAGCCAGGTCTATGTGCGCTCCAAGGGGGAACATTCCCAGGCCGCGGGCATGCATTCGGAGACCCACCGGCTGCCCGCCGAGACGACGCAGGACGAGCTGATGGCCCTGGTGGAGCAGCTCAATGACGACCCCAAGATCCATGGCATCCTGGTCCAGATGCCGCTGCCGGGCCACCTGGATGAGAAGATGGTCCTGGCGGCCATGGACCCCAACAAGGATGTGGACGGCCTGACGGTGGTCAATGCCGGCCTGCTGGCCAGCGGCATGCCCGCGCTCATTCCCTGCACCCCGCTGGGCTGCATGCTGGTGCTGCGCCAGACCCTGGGAAATCTGTCGGGCAAACGCGCGGTGGTGGTGGGCAGATCAGTGTTGGTGGGCCGCCCGATCGCTCAGCTGCTGCTGCAGGCCGACTGCACGGTGACCATCGCCCATTCGCGGACCGTCGACCTGCCCGCCGTCTGCCGCGAGGCCGACATCCTGGTGGCCGCGGTCGGCCGTCCTCAGATGATCAAGGGCGACTGGATCAAGCCCGGCGCCACCGTCATCGACGTCGGCATCAACCGTGTGCCCTTCCGCGATCCGGTCAAGGCCGCGGAGGGCAAGACCAAGCTGGTGGGCGACGTGGCCTTCAAGGAGGCCGAGAAGGTCGCCGCCAATATCACCCCGGTCCCGGGCGGCATCGGCCTGATGACCGTGGCCTGCCTGCTGGCCAACACCGTCACCGCAGCCAAGCGCATCAATGGGCTGGACGGGTAGGGGGCTTAGGTCCCCGTCTTTCCAAGCGCCGAGGTCCATTCCACCAGATCCCTCAGCACGCCGCTGACCGCGACGTTGAAGGCGCGCACAATGGCGGCCTGCCGGTCATCGTCGGCGGCCACGGTCTTGGTGAAGCTGCGTTCCGCCACCAGGCTGCGATCGCCGGACTTGGTCAGGGTGGCATGGACATTCACCACCACCGAGGGCCGGCCCTTGGGGGCGGCATAGGTGACCTGGAACTCGCGGACGTCGAGCTTCAGCACATAGTCGGACTTGCCGATCTCGCCGCGGCCGATCAGGTGCGCGGGTGCGCCGTCCTGGTCAAAGGCCTTGTTCACCGCCTCGTCGAAAAGCACCGAGGCAGGCGACGCCCAGCGGGCCTCGGCGATATAGGCCACGTCGCTGCCGCCGGTGAGCGTCATAATCCGGTCGCCGGCCGCGGCCTTGGTGAAACCGTTGGCGAGCTTCAGCACCCCGAACAGGTCACCAGGAGCCGTCGGCGCCGCGGCGTCGGCGGGCATGACGTAGTCGAACTGGTAGAGGTTGGCCGGCTTGCTCTTGGGGAAGAGCGAGATGCAGCCGGTCAGGGCCACGGCGGTCAGGGCCACGGCCGAGAGCCGGATCAGGCGCTGCAGACGGGTCATGGCTTCACCTCGATTTCCTTGGCGGCCGGCTTGCCGACGGCGCCCCGGGGATTGGTCTGGAGTTCGTTGGCCAGGCGCTCGAGCGCCTCGGCGGTGGATTGCAGCTGCACGGCGGCGGCGGTCAGTTGCGGCAGGCCGGTGGTGGCGAAGTCGCTGGTGGGACCCTCCAGCTTGCCCATGATCTGACGCAGGTCCTTGGCCGCGGCCTTGGCCTCTTCGGCCGCGTCGGCGACGTTCTTCATCGTCCGCTTGCCGTCGCCGTCCACCAGTTCCTGACCCGACTGGCCGAGCTGGGCGAAGGATTGCGCGGCGGTGTCGATGCTCTGCAGGGCCTTCTGGGCGTCGGCGATCACCGCCTTGCGTTCGCGCAGTTCGGCGGTCACCGCCTGGGTGTCGCTCAGCGCGGCGGAGAAGGTCTTCACGTTCTGGTCCGACAGCACCTTGTTGACCCGGTCCAGGGCCTCGACGGTGCGGCTCAGCACCGTGCCGCCGCCTTCAAGAAGGTCTGACAGGGTGCTGCGCTGGCTTCGGATCACCGGCACCTTGCCCTCGGCGGTGACGTCCTTCAGCAGCGGCTTGGACGGCGTGCCGGCGCTGATCTGGATATAGTTCACCCCGGTGATGCCCTGGGGCTCCAGGGTGGCCACGGAGTCCACGCGGATCGGCACGTCGGAGGTGACGCGGGCGCGGGCCACCACGTTCTTGGGATTGTCACGGGCCAGCTCGATCTTGGTGACCTCGCCCACCTTGATACCATTGAAGCGCACTTCACCGCCCTGGGTCAGGCCGTTGATCGGGCCCTGGAAGACGATGTCGTACAGCTGGTAGTCCCGGCTGAACTGGACCTTGGCCAGCCACACACCAAAGATCACCATCCCCAGGAACAGGATCAGG
The sequence above is drawn from the Phenylobacterium glaciei genome and encodes:
- the folD gene encoding bifunctional methylenetetrahydrofolate dehydrogenase/methenyltetrahydrofolate cyclohydrolase FolD, which produces MTSAHTIDVKSLAELVRAQAAGEVAMLKAEHGIQPGLAVVLVGEDPASQVYVRSKGEHSQAAGMHSETHRLPAETTQDELMALVEQLNDDPKIHGILVQMPLPGHLDEKMVLAAMDPNKDVDGLTVVNAGLLASGMPALIPCTPLGCMLVLRQTLGNLSGKRAVVVGRSVLVGRPIAQLLLQADCTVTIAHSRTVDLPAVCREADILVAAVGRPQMIKGDWIKPGATVIDVGINRVPFRDPVKAAEGKTKLVGDVAFKEAEKVAANITPVPGGIGLMTVACLLANTVTAAKRINGLDG
- a CDS encoding low affinity iron permease family protein, coding for MSGFTAFFTKFSTAVSKWTGRPAVFAICCGLVVLWGLSGPMFGFSDTWQLVINTATTIITFLMVFLIQNTQNRDNNALHAKLDELIRVSEGENGFIGIENLTDKELEAILAECDKNATELRLVTKKGGARTDVPSLHASKKKAAVTSAKKAPAAKNKAA
- a CDS encoding ferredoxin--NADP reductase encodes the protein MTDVTAAAPAKKAGAFLYETVTWVQHWTDSLFSFRTTRDPAFRFQSGQFVMVGLEVDGKPLLRAYSIASPSWHDELEFYSIKVESGPLTSRLQKIAVGDQVLIGKKPTGTLVLDGLKPGKRLYMLGTGTGLAPWLSLARDPEVYDRFDEVIVTHTVRNVADLNYRELFETELPQDEILGEIVAPKLRYYPTVTREPFKHQGRITDLIASGKIFEDLGVPPLDPAVDRLMLCGGPSVLADLKILLEARGYVEGSLASPGDYVLERAFVET
- a CDS encoding MlaD family protein; protein product: MEKDANYALVGLSTLILFLGMVIFGVWLAKVQFSRDYQLYDIVFQGPINGLTQGGEVRFNGIKVGEVTKIELARDNPKNVVARARVTSDVPIRVDSVATLEPQGITGVNYIQISAGTPSKPLLKDVTAEGKVPVIRSQRSTLSDLLEGGGTVLSRTVEALDRVNKVLSDQNVKTFSAALSDTQAVTAELRERKAVIADAQKALQSIDTAAQSFAQLGQSGQELVDGDGKRTMKNVADAAEEAKAAAKDLRQIMGKLEGPTSDFATTGLPQLTAAAVQLQSTAEALERLANELQTNPRGAVGKPAAKEIEVKP
- a CDS encoding 3D domain-containing protein, with the protein product MGRHLAALAALPLLAFGGGAHAAPSDPIGDLLMNALTGTVPGSADYRLRATLYHAGAKGVGGLDSLGCKVVAMRTAAIDRNLIPRRTILFIKETVGLSMPDGGTHDGYWYASDVGGAIKGQRIDLFTGAGAGSMKPMRPLNLSQLTVTKAGQFKGCPPN
- a CDS encoding glutathione S-transferase family protein, with amino-acid sequence MRIFGDSISGNCLKVKWTADHLGLTYEWIETDVMKAQSRTPEFLAMNPAGQVPAVILDDGRPLAQSNAIILHLAEGSDLIPTDAYERARMLEWMFWEQYSHEPYVAVARFQVRFQGKPVADLEPKIVERGKAALQRLEDGLAASPFLVGDRVSLADVALVAYTREAGDGGFRLSDYPKVQAWIARTEKALKIA
- a CDS encoding ABC-type transport auxiliary lipoprotein family protein, with the protein product MTRLQRLIRLSAVALTAVALTGCISLFPKSKPANLYQFDYVMPADAAAPTAPGDLFGVLKLANGFTKAAAGDRIMTLTGGSDVAYIAEARWASPASVLFDEAVNKAFDQDGAPAHLIGRGEIGKSDYVLKLDVREFQVTYAAPKGRPSVVVNVHATLTKSGDRSLVAERSFTKTVAADDDRQAAIVRAFNVAVSGVLRDLVEWTSALGKTGT
- a CDS encoding S1/P1 Nuclease encodes the protein MKIRALHLAALLLAAAPAPALAWGNMGHRMVGQAAMEGLPAAVPAFLRTPAAAAAVGELSREPDRSKGSGKVHDSNRDPGHFVDLEDDGRILGGPRLDALPPTRAEYEAALRAVGQDSWKGGYLPYSIVDQYQQLTTDFAYWRVEMAAEPRQKDKARRAWMHADRVRREQQVLSTIGYLSHFVGDGSQPLHISAHYNGWGDYPNPNGYTTAKVHGPFEEAFVGANVREPAVRAQMTPFKSCGCAIEKRVADYLAVAGAQAEPFYQLEKAGGFLGADPKGIAFATVRVAAGASELRDLVAEAWTASAGVKIGWPAVSVADVLAGKADPYEALYGRN